From Acipenser ruthenus chromosome 2, fAciRut3.2 maternal haplotype, whole genome shotgun sequence, a single genomic window includes:
- the LOC117409580 gene encoding zinc finger protein 827 isoform X3, translating into MPRRKQEQPKRLPSNVDRVEEEQEEEGEPLGEDSWFGNTSDTPSESSYGDVQDELRISPHQEQDTSTESSLGCLTPVQGNSLELLGLNNEAFKQGSFACKDQLSSVVSSLYGDGSQVLGRPLSSNLRRLLEAGSLKLDAGDLAARGRGGQSPPVNLGSNFALSPSSHHAQQLSALARKLANSTSAAASPAAAATVSTNSIKQEPCDPFITSSSGGSGFVWGSHEKWPPDSTTPSSSLSPDSAIQKLKAAANAVLQDQSAAASASSPSASTAVGRPEETVCFDAFTSPFSPQSASSTLAALSKKVSERGFSSGQVEHQPPASSFLSLVSMTSSAALLKEVAARAAGNLLADKKEPLPLVVGPPEDVKPLLDKNQKIMTPSQTLELLLPSTAKGRTKASNEGAPAATEEGGKPFQCPVCGLVIKRKSYWKRHMVIHTGLKSHQCPLCPFRCARKDNLKSHMKVHQHQDRGETFQCELCPFTSSRHFSLKLHMRCHQHFPRSQVKVKEEVTSDTEGEGSTAGDQEGMLQGPDTRLEVHPVDPSNHIPAAIKEEPQERDISVLLFPLCSDRLPGSTKPQDYTVSNSKTNTPPTSLFSPDISAKSATDFLIKLSAANQKEAPKPQFIVKEEPLPEESMSPTVPQGQPSYMFCQEPPAVGTPERPLSKTEGSSVAKSSLLSQDISMKVASELLMKLSAENNKEANIQKVTVKAEPMEVDSPEDLTSSTHTLGFSTLPRQEKNEPLPNLPEALGRHQKPLFSQDISVKMASELLFQLSEKVSKTRNHKANSILNSMNSPYLEDVFRQSPFNSSSKDLLPSESGSSGRASLQDSEKPGQESGNGIPQWNMSEQLFPCSICGKVFGRQQTLSRHLSLHTEERKYKCHLCPYAAKCRANLNQHLTIHSVKLVSTDAEEIVSAVTTEISERKNSPYFYCCHVCGFETELNAQFVSHMSLHVDKEQWMFSICCGTCDFICNEEGEMKVHVNAGHAGHNSKSPFSETKSTSSSLSALSDSFNGSESSDIAHGNEELKSLLATPMETGSQSSSGSHSGSGAEEKSEKGFECVFCNFVCKTKMMYERHLQIHLITRMFECDVCHKFMKTPEQLLEHQKCHTVPTGGLKCPFCIYSTNRPSAMECHLKSHYKMEYKCRICQAVKSNQLELEMHIREHRLGNHYKCDQCGYLSKTANKLIEHVRVHTGERPFHCDQCSYSCKRKDNLNLHKKLKHAPRQTFSCAECAFTTTHPFVFSRHVKKHQNGECLDDDQHHHHHHHPRKGKEAFLSTSSSNSSGSSSPLLTMSASHALQSVALSVTGKQQQAAEPVLRYLSANGTSFSSHYEKYRNCDLAHLIPLTTLFPLSQFSDRCGSTRGSNTFHHSPSCSRLRPESSCPFPSPDSPKHSFLAYLGLTERAKTI; encoded by the exons ATGTTGACAGAGTagaagaagaacaagaagaagaaggagagccCCTGGGAGAAGACAGCTGGTTTGGGAACActtcggacactccatccgagtCCTCCTATGGGGATGTGCAGGACGAGCTCAGGATTTCTCCCCACCAGGAACAGGACACCTCCACGGAGAGCTCTCTGGGCTGCCTCACCCCCGTGCAAGGGAATTCTCTGGAACTCTTGGGGCTTAACAATGAGGCATTCAAGCAGGGGAGCTTTGCCTGCAAAGACCAGCTGTCCTCCGTCGTCTCTTCTCTGTATGGGGATGGCTCCCAAGTGCTGGGCAGGCCGCTGAGCAGCAACCTGAGGCGTCTGCTGGAGGCTGGCTCCCTCAAGCTAGATGCGGGCGACCTTGCTGCAAGAGGGAGAGGGGGGCAATCCCCGCCAGTAAACCTTGGCTCCAACTTTGCCCTGTCCCCCTCTTCCCATCACGCCCAACAGTTAAGTGCCCTTGCCCGGAAGCTGGCCAACAGCACCTCCGCAGCTGcctccccagcagcagcagcaacagtgtCTACAAATAGCATCAAGCAGGAGCCTTGCGATCCCTTTATCACCAGCAGCAGTGGAGGGAGCGGGTTTGTGTGGGGAAGCCATGAGAAGTGGCCGCCCGACAGCACGACCCCCAGCAGCAGCCTCTCCCCAGACTCTGCCATTCAGAAGCTGAAGGCAGCTGCCAATGCGGTGCTCCAGGACCAGAGTGCTGCTGCGTCGGCATCCTCCCCCTCTGCGTCGACAGCGGTGGGGAGGCCTGAAGAGACAGTGTGCTTTGACGCCTTCACCTCCCCCTTCAGCCCGCAGTCGGCTAGCTCCACGCTGGCGGCTCTTTCGAAGAAGGTGAGTGAGAGGGGCTTCTCCTCCGGTCAGGTGGAACACCAGCCCCCGGCCAGCTCCTTCCTCTCGCTGGTCTCCATGACCTCCTCGGCGGCCCTGCTCAAAGAAGTGGCGGCCCGGGCCGCTGGGAACCTTCTGGCCGACAAGAAGGAGCCTCTGCCACTGGTGGTGGGACCGCCGGAGGACGTCAAGCCGCTGCTGGACAAAAACCAGAAGATCATGACGCCGTCGCAAACCCTGGAGCTGCTGTTGCCATCCACAGCCAAGGGAAGGACCAAAGCCAGCAACGAAGGAG cTCCAGCAGCCACTGAAGAGGGAGGAAAGCCGTTTCAGTGCCCTGTGTGTGGTCTGGTCATTAAGAGGAAGAGCTACTGGAAACGACACATGGTGATTCACACCGGCCTCAAGAGCCACCAGTGCCCGCTCTGCCCCTTCCGCTGTGCCCGCAAAGATAATCTGAAGTCGCACATGAAG GTTCATCAGCACCAAGACAGAGGCGAGACCTTCCAGTGTGAGCTCTGCCCCTTCACCTCGTCCCGCCACTTCAGCCTCAAGCTGCACATGCGCTGCCACCAGCACTTCCCCCGCTCCCAGGTCAAGGTGAAGGAGGAGGTGACGTCGGACACTGAGGGCGAGGGCTCCACGGCGGGGGATCAGGAGGGGATGTTACAGGGGCCTGACACCAGGCTCGAGGTCCACCCCGTCGACCCCTCCAATCACATCCCTGCTGCCATCAAGGAGGAGCCCCAAGAAAGGGACATATCGGTGCTGCTGTTCCCCCTGTGCAGTGACAGACTCCCCGGCAGCACCAAGCCTCAGGACTACACCGTCTCCAATTCGAAAACAAACACCCCTCCCACCTCCCTCTTCAGCCCTGACATCTCCGCCAAGTCGGCAACGGATTTTCTCATCAAGCTTTCAG CTGCGAATCAAAAGGAAGCCCCAAAGCCCCAGTTCATTGTGAAAGAGGAACCCCTGCCTGAAGAATCCATGAGCCCCACAGTGCCACAGGGCCAGCCGAGCTACATGTTCTGCCAGGAGCCTCCAGCAGTGGGCACTCCTGAGAGGCCCTTGAGCAAAACAGAAGGCAGCTCGGTGGCAAAGAGCAGCCTCCTGAGTCAGGACATCAGCATGAAGGTGGCGTCGGAGCTGCTGATGAAACTCTCAG CAGAAAACAACAAAGAAGCGAATATACAAAAGGTCACAGTGAAAGCAGAACCAATGGAAGTGGACTCCCCCGAGGACCTTACCTCCTCTACTCACACGCTCGGCTTCAGCACTTTACCAAGGCAGGAAAAAAACGAGCCACTACCAAACTTACCTGAGGCCTTGGGGCGCCACCAGAAACCTCTCTTCAGCCAGGATATATCTGTCAAGATGGCATCCGAGCTCCTGTTCCAATTGTCAG AAAAAGTGAGCAAAACTCGCAACCACAAAGCTAACAGTATCCTGAACAGTATGAACAG ccCTTACCTTGAAGACGTCTTCAGACAATCACCCTTTAACTCCAGCTCCAAGGACCTGTTACCCAGCGAATCAGGCTCCTCTGGGAGGGCATCACTCCAAG ACTCTGAGAAACCGGGCCAGGAGTCAGGGAACGGAATACCTCAGTGGAATATGAGCGAGCAGCTGTTCCCCTGCAGTATCTGTGGGAAGGTGTTCGGGAGACAGCAGACACTTTCTCGACATCTCTCCCTGCATACCG AAGAGAGAAAGTACAAGTGTCACTTGTGCCCCTATGCTGCCAAGTGCCGTGCCAACCTCAACCAGCACCTGACGATCCACTCCGTGAAGCTGGTGAGCACCGACGCTGAGGAAATTGTGAGCGCAGTGACCACCGAGATCAGCGAACGCAAGAACTCCCCCTATTTTTACTG CTGCCACGTGTGTGGGTTTGAGACAGAGCTGAATGCCCAGTTTGTCAGCCACATGTCCCTTCATGTTGATAAGGAGCAGTGGATGTTCTCAATCTGCTGCGGCACTTGTGACTTCATCTGTAACGAAGAAGGGGAGATGAAGGTGCATGTAAATGCAGGCCATGCAG GTCACAACTCAAAAAGCCCTTTCAGTGAGACAAAGAGCACATCCTCCTCGCTGTCAGCACTTAGCGATTCCTTCAATGGCTCAGAGAGCAGTGACATCGCCCACGGCAACGAGGAGCTCAAGAGCTTACTGGCCACGCCCATGGAAACAGGCAGCCAATCAAGTTCCGGGAGCCACTCTGGATCAGGCGCAGAGGAAAAGTCTGAAAAAG GTTTCGAATGCGTCTTCTGTAACTTTGTCTGCAAGACGAAGATGATGTACGAACGGCACTTGCAGATCCACCTGATCACGCGGATGTTTGAGTGTGACGTCTGCCACAAGTTCATGAAGACTCCAGAGCAGCTGCTGGAGCACCAGAAATGCCATACCGTTCCGACTGGAGGGCTCAA GTGCCCCTTCTGCATCTACTCCACAAACCGGCCCTCGGCCATGGAGTGCCACCTGAAGTCTCACTACAAGATGGAGTACAAGTGCCGCATCTGCCAGGCGGTCAAGTCCAACCAGCTGGAGCTGGAGATGCACATCCGCGAGCACAGGCTGGGCAACCACTACAAGTGCGACCAGTGCGGCTACCTGTCCAAGACGGCCAACAAACTGATCGAGCACGTGCGCGTGCACACCGGGGAGCGGCCCTTCCACTGCGACCAGTGCAGCTACAGCTGCAAGCGCAAGGACAACCTCAACCTGCACAAGAAGCTGAAGCACGCCCCCCGCCAGACCTTCAGCTGCGCAGAGTGCGCCTTCACCACCACGCACCCCTTTGTGTTCAGCCGCCACGTCAAGAAGCACCAGAACGGGGAGTGCCTGGACGAcgaccaacaccaccaccaccaccatcatccAAGGAAGGGCAAAGAAGCCTTCTTGTCCACCAGCAGCAGCAATAGCAGCGGTAGCAGCAGCCCTCTCTTGACCATGTCCGCCTCTCATGCGCTGCAGTCCGTGGCTCTGTCTGTGACGGGCAAGCAGCAGCAGGCGGCAGAGCCAGTTCTGCGTTACCTTTCAGCAAACGGGACCTCTTTTTCCTCCCATTACGAGAAGTACAGGAACTGTGACCTGGCCCATCTTATTCCTCTCACCACCCTCTTCCCACTTAGCCAGTTCAGTGACCGCTGTGGCAGCACCAGGGGGAGCAACACATTCCACCATTCTCCTTCCTGCTCCAGACTGCGACCCGAGTCCTCCTGTCCCTTCCCCTCTCCAGACTCACCCAAACACTCCTTCCTTGCCTACCTGGGGCTCACTGAGAGGGCAAAGACGATCTAA
- the LOC117409580 gene encoding zinc finger protein 827 isoform X4, protein MPRRKQEQPKRLPSNVDRVEEEQEEEGEPLGEDSWFGNTSDTPSESSYGDVQDELRISPHQEQDTSTESSLGCLTPVQGNSLELLGLNNEAFKQGSFACKDQLSSVVSSLYGDGSQVLGRPLSSNLRRLLEAGSLKLDAGDLAARGRGGQSPPVNLGSNFALSPSSHHAQQLSALARKLANSTSAAASPAAAATVSTNSIKQEPCDPFITSSSGGSGFVWGSHEKWPPDSTTPSSSLSPDSAIQKLKAAANAVLQDQSAAASASSPSASTAVGRPEETVCFDAFTSPFSPQSASSTLAALSKKVSERGFSSGQVEHQPPASSFLSLVSMTSSAALLKEVAARAAGNLLADKKEPLPLVVGPPEDVKPLLDKNQKIMTPSQTLELLLPSTAKGRTKASNEGAPAATEEGGKPFQCPVCGLVIKRKSYWKRHMVIHTGLKSHQCPLCPFRCARKDNLKSHMKVHQHQDRGETFQCELCPFTSSRHFSLKLHMRCHQHFPRSQVKVKEEVTSDTEGEGSTAGDQEGMLQGPDTRLEVHPVDPSNHIPAAIKEEPQERDISVLLFPLCSDRLPGSTKPQDYTVSNSKTNTPPTSLFSPDISAKSATDFLIKLSAANQKEAPKPQFIVKEEPLPEESMSPTVPQGQPSYMFCQEPPAVGTPERPLSKTEGSSVAKSSLLSQDISMKVASELLMKLSENNKEANIQKVTVKAEPMEVDSPEDLTSSTHTLGFSTLPRQEKNEPLPNLPEALGRHQKPLFSQDISVKMASELLFQLSEKVSKTRNHKANSILNSMNSPYLEDVFRQSPFNSSSKDLLPSESGSSGRASLQDSEKPGQESGNGIPQWNMSEQLFPCSICGKVFGRQQTLSRHLSLHTEERKYKCHLCPYAAKCRANLNQHLTIHSVKLVSTDAEEIVSAVTTEISERKNSPYFYCCHVCGFETELNAQFVSHMSLHVDKEQWMFSICCGTCDFICNEEGEMKVHVNAGHAGHNSKSPFSETKSTSSSLSALSDSFNGSESSDIAHGNEELKSLLATPMETGSQSSSGSHSGSGAEEKSEKGFECVFCNFVCKTKMMYERHLQIHLITRMFECDVCHKFMKTPEQLLEHQKCHTVPTGGLKCPFCIYSTNRPSAMECHLKSHYKMEYKCRICQAVKSNQLELEMHIREHRLGNHYKCDQCGYLSKTANKLIEHVRVHTGERPFHCDQCSYSCKRKDNLNLHKKLKHAPRQTFSCAECAFTTTHPFVFSRHVKKHQNGECLDDDQHHHHHHHPRKGKEAFLSTSSSNSSGSSSPLLTMSASHALQSVALSVTGKQQQAAEPVLRYLSANGTSFSSHYEKYRNCDLAHLIPLTTLFPLSQFSDRCGSTRGSNTFHHSPSCSRLRPESSCPFPSPDSPKHSFLAYLGLTERAKTI, encoded by the exons ATGTTGACAGAGTagaagaagaacaagaagaagaaggagagccCCTGGGAGAAGACAGCTGGTTTGGGAACActtcggacactccatccgagtCCTCCTATGGGGATGTGCAGGACGAGCTCAGGATTTCTCCCCACCAGGAACAGGACACCTCCACGGAGAGCTCTCTGGGCTGCCTCACCCCCGTGCAAGGGAATTCTCTGGAACTCTTGGGGCTTAACAATGAGGCATTCAAGCAGGGGAGCTTTGCCTGCAAAGACCAGCTGTCCTCCGTCGTCTCTTCTCTGTATGGGGATGGCTCCCAAGTGCTGGGCAGGCCGCTGAGCAGCAACCTGAGGCGTCTGCTGGAGGCTGGCTCCCTCAAGCTAGATGCGGGCGACCTTGCTGCAAGAGGGAGAGGGGGGCAATCCCCGCCAGTAAACCTTGGCTCCAACTTTGCCCTGTCCCCCTCTTCCCATCACGCCCAACAGTTAAGTGCCCTTGCCCGGAAGCTGGCCAACAGCACCTCCGCAGCTGcctccccagcagcagcagcaacagtgtCTACAAATAGCATCAAGCAGGAGCCTTGCGATCCCTTTATCACCAGCAGCAGTGGAGGGAGCGGGTTTGTGTGGGGAAGCCATGAGAAGTGGCCGCCCGACAGCACGACCCCCAGCAGCAGCCTCTCCCCAGACTCTGCCATTCAGAAGCTGAAGGCAGCTGCCAATGCGGTGCTCCAGGACCAGAGTGCTGCTGCGTCGGCATCCTCCCCCTCTGCGTCGACAGCGGTGGGGAGGCCTGAAGAGACAGTGTGCTTTGACGCCTTCACCTCCCCCTTCAGCCCGCAGTCGGCTAGCTCCACGCTGGCGGCTCTTTCGAAGAAGGTGAGTGAGAGGGGCTTCTCCTCCGGTCAGGTGGAACACCAGCCCCCGGCCAGCTCCTTCCTCTCGCTGGTCTCCATGACCTCCTCGGCGGCCCTGCTCAAAGAAGTGGCGGCCCGGGCCGCTGGGAACCTTCTGGCCGACAAGAAGGAGCCTCTGCCACTGGTGGTGGGACCGCCGGAGGACGTCAAGCCGCTGCTGGACAAAAACCAGAAGATCATGACGCCGTCGCAAACCCTGGAGCTGCTGTTGCCATCCACAGCCAAGGGAAGGACCAAAGCCAGCAACGAAGGAG cTCCAGCAGCCACTGAAGAGGGAGGAAAGCCGTTTCAGTGCCCTGTGTGTGGTCTGGTCATTAAGAGGAAGAGCTACTGGAAACGACACATGGTGATTCACACCGGCCTCAAGAGCCACCAGTGCCCGCTCTGCCCCTTCCGCTGTGCCCGCAAAGATAATCTGAAGTCGCACATGAAG GTTCATCAGCACCAAGACAGAGGCGAGACCTTCCAGTGTGAGCTCTGCCCCTTCACCTCGTCCCGCCACTTCAGCCTCAAGCTGCACATGCGCTGCCACCAGCACTTCCCCCGCTCCCAGGTCAAGGTGAAGGAGGAGGTGACGTCGGACACTGAGGGCGAGGGCTCCACGGCGGGGGATCAGGAGGGGATGTTACAGGGGCCTGACACCAGGCTCGAGGTCCACCCCGTCGACCCCTCCAATCACATCCCTGCTGCCATCAAGGAGGAGCCCCAAGAAAGGGACATATCGGTGCTGCTGTTCCCCCTGTGCAGTGACAGACTCCCCGGCAGCACCAAGCCTCAGGACTACACCGTCTCCAATTCGAAAACAAACACCCCTCCCACCTCCCTCTTCAGCCCTGACATCTCCGCCAAGTCGGCAACGGATTTTCTCATCAAGCTTTCAG CTGCGAATCAAAAGGAAGCCCCAAAGCCCCAGTTCATTGTGAAAGAGGAACCCCTGCCTGAAGAATCCATGAGCCCCACAGTGCCACAGGGCCAGCCGAGCTACATGTTCTGCCAGGAGCCTCCAGCAGTGGGCACTCCTGAGAGGCCCTTGAGCAAAACAGAAGGCAGCTCGGTGGCAAAGAGCAGCCTCCTGAGTCAGGACATCAGCATGAAGGTGGCGTCGGAGCTGCTGATGAAACTCTCAG AAAACAACAAAGAAGCGAATATACAAAAGGTCACAGTGAAAGCAGAACCAATGGAAGTGGACTCCCCCGAGGACCTTACCTCCTCTACTCACACGCTCGGCTTCAGCACTTTACCAAGGCAGGAAAAAAACGAGCCACTACCAAACTTACCTGAGGCCTTGGGGCGCCACCAGAAACCTCTCTTCAGCCAGGATATATCTGTCAAGATGGCATCCGAGCTCCTGTTCCAATTGTCAG AAAAAGTGAGCAAAACTCGCAACCACAAAGCTAACAGTATCCTGAACAGTATGAACAG ccCTTACCTTGAAGACGTCTTCAGACAATCACCCTTTAACTCCAGCTCCAAGGACCTGTTACCCAGCGAATCAGGCTCCTCTGGGAGGGCATCACTCCAAG ACTCTGAGAAACCGGGCCAGGAGTCAGGGAACGGAATACCTCAGTGGAATATGAGCGAGCAGCTGTTCCCCTGCAGTATCTGTGGGAAGGTGTTCGGGAGACAGCAGACACTTTCTCGACATCTCTCCCTGCATACCG AAGAGAGAAAGTACAAGTGTCACTTGTGCCCCTATGCTGCCAAGTGCCGTGCCAACCTCAACCAGCACCTGACGATCCACTCCGTGAAGCTGGTGAGCACCGACGCTGAGGAAATTGTGAGCGCAGTGACCACCGAGATCAGCGAACGCAAGAACTCCCCCTATTTTTACTG CTGCCACGTGTGTGGGTTTGAGACAGAGCTGAATGCCCAGTTTGTCAGCCACATGTCCCTTCATGTTGATAAGGAGCAGTGGATGTTCTCAATCTGCTGCGGCACTTGTGACTTCATCTGTAACGAAGAAGGGGAGATGAAGGTGCATGTAAATGCAGGCCATGCAG GTCACAACTCAAAAAGCCCTTTCAGTGAGACAAAGAGCACATCCTCCTCGCTGTCAGCACTTAGCGATTCCTTCAATGGCTCAGAGAGCAGTGACATCGCCCACGGCAACGAGGAGCTCAAGAGCTTACTGGCCACGCCCATGGAAACAGGCAGCCAATCAAGTTCCGGGAGCCACTCTGGATCAGGCGCAGAGGAAAAGTCTGAAAAAG GTTTCGAATGCGTCTTCTGTAACTTTGTCTGCAAGACGAAGATGATGTACGAACGGCACTTGCAGATCCACCTGATCACGCGGATGTTTGAGTGTGACGTCTGCCACAAGTTCATGAAGACTCCAGAGCAGCTGCTGGAGCACCAGAAATGCCATACCGTTCCGACTGGAGGGCTCAA GTGCCCCTTCTGCATCTACTCCACAAACCGGCCCTCGGCCATGGAGTGCCACCTGAAGTCTCACTACAAGATGGAGTACAAGTGCCGCATCTGCCAGGCGGTCAAGTCCAACCAGCTGGAGCTGGAGATGCACATCCGCGAGCACAGGCTGGGCAACCACTACAAGTGCGACCAGTGCGGCTACCTGTCCAAGACGGCCAACAAACTGATCGAGCACGTGCGCGTGCACACCGGGGAGCGGCCCTTCCACTGCGACCAGTGCAGCTACAGCTGCAAGCGCAAGGACAACCTCAACCTGCACAAGAAGCTGAAGCACGCCCCCCGCCAGACCTTCAGCTGCGCAGAGTGCGCCTTCACCACCACGCACCCCTTTGTGTTCAGCCGCCACGTCAAGAAGCACCAGAACGGGGAGTGCCTGGACGAcgaccaacaccaccaccaccaccatcatccAAGGAAGGGCAAAGAAGCCTTCTTGTCCACCAGCAGCAGCAATAGCAGCGGTAGCAGCAGCCCTCTCTTGACCATGTCCGCCTCTCATGCGCTGCAGTCCGTGGCTCTGTCTGTGACGGGCAAGCAGCAGCAGGCGGCAGAGCCAGTTCTGCGTTACCTTTCAGCAAACGGGACCTCTTTTTCCTCCCATTACGAGAAGTACAGGAACTGTGACCTGGCCCATCTTATTCCTCTCACCACCCTCTTCCCACTTAGCCAGTTCAGTGACCGCTGTGGCAGCACCAGGGGGAGCAACACATTCCACCATTCTCCTTCCTGCTCCAGACTGCGACCCGAGTCCTCCTGTCCCTTCCCCTCTCCAGACTCACCCAAACACTCCTTCCTTGCCTACCTGGGGCTCACTGAGAGGGCAAAGACGATCTAA